A single Dreissena polymorpha isolate Duluth1 chromosome 14, UMN_Dpol_1.0, whole genome shotgun sequence DNA region contains:
- the LOC127858753 gene encoding uncharacterized protein LOC127858753 isoform X6, which yields MPASLQCISLQSVECSSEWLCSLWITLCSLDHQVECELWNVVLKSNEEARGNESHSYLLDLRSELLAHDMSNIEILVETGSKELFEILRDTSIGILNLPTAYSSSLASEILHTLNKLTKLYLRGTYTGRCDLKMPASLKCISLSEVTCSPEWLCSLLITLCSLDHKVECELWNVVLKSNEEARGNESHSYLLDLRSELLAHDMSNIEILVETGSKELFEILRDTSIGILNLPTAYSSSLASEILHTLNKLTKLYLRGTYTGRCDLKMPASLQCISLQSVECSSEWLCSLWITLSSLDHQVECDLWGVVLKSNEEASGNESHSYLLDLRSELLAHDMSNIEKLVETGSKELFEMLRDTSIGILNLPTADNASLAADILHTLNKLTKLYLWGTYTGRCDLKMPASLQCISLPEVTCSPEWLCSLLITLCSLDHKVKCELWDVVLKSNEEARENESHSYLLDVRSELLAHDMSNIKILVKTGSKELFEILRDTSIGILNLRTADNASLASDILHTLNKLTKLYLRETYTGRCDLKMPASLKCISLQSVECSSEWLCSLWITLSSLDHKVECELWNAVLKSNEEASGNESHSYLLDLRSELLAHDMSNIKILVTTGSKELIEILRDTSIGILNLPTADSASLASEILHTLNKLTKLYLMGTYTGRCDLKLPSSLQCISLRNGECSPEWLGSFFITLSEVYHQVECTMFDFRVKTSDTGSGIESGITVIRSELLSCDLSHVKLYVENDSRIPFELVRGTNIDSLLLTSNDYASLDLVTQSSLTMLKEIRFKGIHMTRFHHKLPSTLQFMILCDGYCSPDWLKSLMIHLSTLDHTVRLYLYEYALVSSGESNAMVLEPPILKCEDLSNVKLELMKDSPGLYETLPTINITSLNMTQIEHPNILSQTLPLLTHLQQLRMCLKQYTVMQLPGSIKYVFIIYTTFSPSSLQHFVQDMYTAQHNVQCKLLFRVEGNEDDYTRIKHEVCKLESVEMQKFEVVDKRHFRGAVAAAATLSATADEADDDFDKHLLRREGYVDSRTWLHYCKIRLKFEFR from the exons atgcctgcttcattgcagtgtattagtctgcagagtgtcgaatgttcatctgagtggctgtgcagttTGTGGATCACGCTGTGTTCATTAGATCATCAGGTCGAGTGTGAGCTGTGGAATGTTGTATTGAAGTCAAATGAAGAAGCCCGTGGAAACGaatcacattcatatttattagacttgcgatctgaattactggcacatgacatgtccaatattgagatattagtggaaactggcagtaaggaactgtttgaaatattacgtgatacaagtatagggatccttaaTCTGCCAACGGCTTATAGTTCCTcgttagcatccgagattcttcacacgcttaACAAGCTAACAAAGCTTTATTTGAGGGGGACCTATACTGGTCGTTGTGATCTCAAGATGCCTGCTTCATTGAAGTGTATTAGTCTGTCGGAAGTCACATGTTCacctgagtggctgtgcagcttgttgatcacgctgtgTTCATTAGATCATAAG GTCGAGTGTGAGCTGTGGAATGTTGTATTGAAGTCAAATGAAGAAGCCCGTGGAAACGaatcacattcatatttattagacttgcgatctgaattactggcacatgacatgtccaatattgagatattagtggaaactggcagtaaggaactgtttgaaatattacgtgatacaagtatagggatccttaaTCTGCCAACGGCTTATAGTTCCTcgttagcatccgagattcttcacacgctcaacaagctaacaAAGCTTTATTTGAGGGGGACCTATACTGGTCGTTGTGATCTCAAGatgcctgcttcattgcagtgtattagtctgcagagtgtcgaatgttcatctgagtggctgtgcagttTGTggatcacgctctcttcattagatcatcaggTCGAGTGTGATCTGTGGGGTGTTGTATTGAAGTCAAATGAAGAAGCCAGTGGAAACGaatcacattcatatttattagaCTTGCGATCTGAATTACTGGCACATGACATGTCCAATATTGAGAAATTAGTGGAAactggcagtaaggaactgtttgaaatgttacgtgatacaagtatagggatccttaaCCTGCCAACGGCTGATAATGCCTCATTAGCAGCAGAtattcttcacacgctcaacaagctaacaaagctttatttgtgggggacctatacgggtcgtTGTGATCTCAAGatgcctgcttcattgcagtgtattagtctgcCGGAAGTCACATGTTCacctgagtggctgtgcagcttgttgatcacgctgtgTTCATTAGATCATAAGgtcaagtgtgagctgtgggatgttgtattgaagTCAAATGAAGAAGCCCGTGAAAACGaatcacattcatatttattagaCGTGCGATCTGAATTACTGGCACATGACATGTCCAATATTAAGATATTAGTAAAAACaggcagtaaggaactgtttgaaatattacgtgatacaagtatagggatcctaaaCCTGAGAACGGCTGATAATGCCTCGTTAGCATCAGAtattcttcacacgctcaacaagctaacaAAGCTTTATTTGAGGGAGACCTATACGGGTCGTTGTGATCTCAAGATGCCTGCTTCATTGAAGTGTATTAGTCTGCAGAgtgtcgaatgttcatctgagtggctgtgcagttTGTggatcacgctctcttcattagatcataaGGTCGAGTGTGAGCTGTGGAATGCTGTATTGAAGTCAAATGAAGAAGCCAGTGGAAACGaatcacattcatatttattagaCTTGCGATCTGAATTACTGGCACATGACATGTCCAATATTAAGATATTAGTGACAACTGGCAGTAAGGAACTGattgaaatattacgtgatacaagtatagggatccttaaTCTTCCAACGGCTGATAGTGCCTcgttagcatccgagattcttcacacgctcaacaagctaacaAAGCTTTATTTGATGGGGACTTATACGGGTCGTTGTGATCTCAAGCTGCCCTcttcattgcagtgtattagtctgcGGAATGGTGAGTGTTCACCTGAGTGGTTGGGCAGCTTTTTTATCACGCTGTCGGAAGTATATCATCAAGTTGAGTGTACAATGTTTGATTTTCGTGTAAAAACAAGTGATACAGGAAGTGGTATTGAGTCAGGCATAACTGTTATTCGTAGTGAATTGTTGTCATGTGACTTATCTCATGTTAAACTATACGTTGAAAACGATAGTAGAATCCCGTTCGAACTTGTTCGTGGTACGAATATAGATTCTCTGTTACTCACAAGTAATGACTATGCTTCCCTGGATTTGGTGACACAAAGCTCCTTAACCATGCTTAAAGAAATTCGTTTCAAGGGAATTCACATGACACGTTTTCATCACAAATTACCATCTACTCTGCAATTTATGATTTTATGTGATGGATATTGTTCACCAGATTGGTTGAAAAGTTTGATGATACACCTGTCTACATTAGACCATACTGTCCGTTTGTACTTGTACGAATATGCTCTGGTATCGAGTGGTGAGTCAAATGCCATGGTTTTGGAACCGCCTATTTTGAAATGTGAAGATTTGTCGAATGTTAAATTGGAGTTAATGAAGGACTCCCCTGGATTGTATGAAACGTTACCCACAATTAATATTACCAGTCTGAACATGACGCAAATCGAACATCCCAACATTCTGTCACAGACACTGCCTCTACTCACCCACTTGCAGCAGCTAAGgatgtgtttaaaacaatatacgGTGATGCAACTACCAGGATCTATAAAGTATGTGTTTATAATTTACACAACATTTTCCCCTTCATCGTTACAACATTTCGTGCAGGACATGTATACCGCACAACATAACGTACAATGTAAATTGCTGTTCCGTGTTGAAGGGAATGAAGATGATTATACGAGAATTAAACACGAAGTGTGTAAACTGGAGTCAGTAGAAATGCAAAAGTTTGAAGTTGTAGACAAACGACATTTTCGGGgggctgttgctgctgctgctactcttTCTGCTACCGCTGACGAGGCTGATGACGATTTTGATAAGCATTTACTACGGAGAGAGGGATATGTTGATTCTCGAACGTGGTTGCACTATTGTAAAATTCGACTCAAATTTGAATTTAGATAA
- the LOC127858753 gene encoding uncharacterized protein CXorf38 homolog isoform X9 yields MASLADVFTEKERTNWLKAWLAVDIAKSGLEQFAENEAKAVHTNIYKNVLSSVPAPAACNLCNTANLLQCPTQGICNKRGVKGSCKVMHNTSANQPRPCPNNVCNKVLNEIEKQHKYAIPSWKNTTATQWASTPWQIAKAYLPPDGYSGKSSIQDTDLNGIISFMRNCKHFDTKFSFPIAAGKNSPPCLLTKKVASTHFDGS; encoded by the exons ATGGCGAGTCTGGCAGATGTTTTCACTGAGAAAGAAAGGACGAACTGGCTGAAGGCATGGCTAGCAGTAGATATTGCGAAGTCTGGCTTAGAACAGTTCGCAGAAAACGAGGCAAAAGCTGTACACACTAATATATACAAGAATGTCTTGTCAAGTGTTCCGGCGCCAGCTGCATGTAATCTTTGTAACACAGCAAACTTGCTGCAATGCCCTACACAAGGGATATGCAATAAAAGAGGCGTAAAGGGCTCATGTAAGGTAATGCATAATACCTCGGCAAACCAACCACGACCTTGTCCTAATAACGTGTgcaataaagttcttaacgaaattgaaaaacaacacaaatatgcgATTCCTTCATGGAAGAATACCACGGCGACCCAATGGGCATCAACTCCTTGGCAAATTGCCAAGGCGTATTTACCTCCGGACGGATATTCTGGAAAGAGTTCAATACAAGATACAGACTTAAACGGAATCATCAGTTTTATGAGGAACTGTAAGCACTTCGACACCAAGTTTTCGTTCCCAATAGCTGCAGGAAAGAACAGTCCTCCCTGTCTTCTGACAAAG AAAGTTGCATCCACACATTTCGATGGGTCATGA
- the LOC127858753 gene encoding uncharacterized protein LOC127858753 isoform X3, giving the protein MPASLQCISLQSVECSSEWLCSLWITLCSLDHQVECELWNVVLKSNEEARGNESHSYLLDLRSELLAHDMSNIEILVETGSKELFEILRDTSIGILNLPTAYSSSLASEILHTLNKLTKLYLRGTYTGRCDLKMPASLKCISLSEVTCSPEWLCSLLITLCSLDHKVKCELWDVVLKSNEEASGDESHTQLSDMRSEIMSKDMSNLKILVDKVSQELFEILRNTSIGILDLRTADNASLASEILHTLNKLTKLYLRGTYTGRCDLKMPASLQCISLQSVECSSEWLCSLWITLCSLDHQVECELWNVVLKSNEEARGNESHSYLLDLRSELLAHDMSNIEILVETGSKELFEILRDTSIGILNLPTAYSSSLASEILHTLNKLTKLYLRGTYTGRCDLKMPASLKYISLSEVTCSPEWLCSLLITLCSLDHKVKCELWDVVLKSNEEASGDESHTQLSDLRSEIMSKDMSNLKILVDKVSQELFEILRNTSIGILDLRTADNASLASEILHTLNKLTKLYLRGTYTGRCDLKMPASLQCISLQSVECSSEWLCSLWITLCSLDHQVECDLWGVVLKSNEEASGNESHSYLLDLRSELLAHDMSNIEKLVETGSKELFEMLRDTSIGILNLPTADNASLAADILHTLNKLTKLYLWGTYTGRCDLKMPASLQCISLPEVTCSPEWLCSLLITLCSLDHKVKCELWDVVLKSNEEARENESHSYLLDVRSELLAHDMSNIKILVKTGSKELFEILRDTSIGILNLRTADNASLASDILHTLNKLTKLYLRETYTGRCDLKMPASLKCISLQSVECSSEWLCSLWITLSSLDHKVECELWNAVLKSNEEASGNESHSYLLDLRSELLAHDMSNIKILVTTGSKELIEILRDTSIGILNLPTADSASLASEILHTLNKLTKLYLMGTYTGRCDLKLPSSLQCISLRNGECSPEWLGSFFITLSEVYHQVECTMFDFRVKTSDTGSGIESGITVIRSELLSCDLSHVKLYVENDSRIPFELVRGTNIDSLLLTSNDYASLDLVTQSSLTMLKEIRFKGIHMTRFHHKLPSTLQFMILCDGYCSPDWLKSLMIHLSTLDHTVRLYLYEYALVSSGESNAMVLEPPILKCEDLSNVKLELMKDSPGLYETLPTINITSLNMTQIEHPNILSQTLPLLTHLQQLRMCLKQYTVMQLPGSIKYVFIIYTTFSPSSLQHFVQDMYTAQHNVQCKLLFRVEGNEDDYTRIKHEVCKLESVEMQKFEVVDKRHFRGAVAAAATLSATADEADDDFDKHLLRREGYVDSRTWLHYCKIRLKFEFR; this is encoded by the exons atgcctgcttcattgcagtgtattagtctgcagagtgtcgaatgttcatctgagtggctgtgcagttTGTGGATCACGCTGTGTTCATTAGATCATCAGGTCGAGTGTGAGCTGTGGAATGTTGTATTGAAGTCAAATGAAGAAGCCCGTGGAAACGaatcacattcatatttattagacttgcgatctgaattactggcacatgacatgtccaatattgagatattagtggaaactggcagtaaggaactgtttgaaatattacgtgatacaagtatagggatccttaaTCTGCCAACGGCTTATAGTTCCTcgttagcatccgagattcttcacacgcttaACAAGCTAACAAAGCTTTATTTGAGGGGGACCTATACTGGTCGTTGTGATCTCAAGATGCCTGCTTCATTGAAGTGTATTAGTCTGTCGGAAGTCACATGTTCacctgagtggctgtgcagcttgttgatcacgctgtgTTCATTAGATCATAAGgtcaagtgtgagctgtgggatgttgtattgaagTCAAATGAAGAAGCCAGTGGAGACGAATCACATACACAATTATCTGACATGAGATCTGAAATAATGTCAAAAGATATGTCCAATCTTAAGATACTAGTTGACAAGGTCAGtcaggaactgtttgaaatattacgtaatacaagtatagggatcctagacCTGAGAACGGCTGATAATGCCTCGTTAGcatcagagattcttcacacgctcaacaagctaacaaagctttatttgagggggacctatacgggtcgtTGTGATCTCAAGatgcctgcttcattgcagtgtattagtctgcagagtgtcgaatgttcatctgagtggctgtgcagttTGTGGATCACGCTGTGTTCATTAGATCATCAGGTCGAGTGTGAGCTGTGGAATGTTGTATTGAAGTCAAATGAAGAAGCCCGTGGAAACGaatcacattcatatttattagacttgcgatctgaattactggcacatgacatgtccaatattgagatattagtggaaactggcagtaaggaactgtttgaaatattacgtgatacaagtatagggatccttaaTCTGCCAACGGCTTATAGTTCCTcgttagcatccgagattcttcacacgctcaacaagctaacaAAGCTTTATTTGAGGGGGACCTATACTGGTCGTTGTGATCTCAAGATGCCTGCTTCATTGAAGTATATTAGTCTGTCGGAAGTCACATGTTCacctgagtggctgtgcagcttgttgatcacgctgtgTTCATTAGATCATAAGgtcaagtgtgagctgtgggatgttgtattgaagTCAAATGAAGAAGCCAGTGGAGACGAATCACATACACAATTATCTGACCTGAGATCTGAAATAATGTCAAAAGATATGTCCAATCTTAAGATACTAGTTGACAAGGTCAGtcaggaactgtttgaaatattacgtaatacaagtatagggatcctagacCTGAGAACGGCTGATAATGCCTCGTTAGcatcagagattcttcacacgctcaacaagctaacaaagctttatttgagggggacctatacgggtcgtTGTGATCTCAAGatgcctgcttcattgcagtgtattagtctgcagagtgtcgaatgttcatctgagtggctgtgcagttTGTGGATCACGCTGTGTTCATTAGATCATCAG gTCGAGTGTGATCTGTGGGGTGTTGTATTGAAGTCAAATGAAGAAGCCAGTGGAAACGaatcacattcatatttattagaCTTGCGATCTGAATTACTGGCACATGACATGTCCAATATTGAGAAATTAGTGGAAactggcagtaaggaactgtttgaaatgttacgtgatacaagtatagggatccttaaCCTGCCAACGGCTGATAATGCCTCATTAGCAGCAGAtattcttcacacgctcaacaagctaacaaagctttatttgtgggggacctatacgggtcgtTGTGATCTCAAGatgcctgcttcattgcagtgtattagtctgcCGGAAGTCACATGTTCacctgagtggctgtgcagcttgttgatcacgctgtgTTCATTAGATCATAAGgtcaagtgtgagctgtgggatgttgtattgaagTCAAATGAAGAAGCCCGTGAAAACGaatcacattcatatttattagaCGTGCGATCTGAATTACTGGCACATGACATGTCCAATATTAAGATATTAGTAAAAACaggcagtaaggaactgtttgaaatattacgtgatacaagtatagggatcctaaaCCTGAGAACGGCTGATAATGCCTCGTTAGCATCAGAtattcttcacacgctcaacaagctaacaAAGCTTTATTTGAGGGAGACCTATACGGGTCGTTGTGATCTCAAGATGCCTGCTTCATTGAAGTGTATTAGTCTGCAGAgtgtcgaatgttcatctgagtggctgtgcagttTGTggatcacgctctcttcattagatcataaGGTCGAGTGTGAGCTGTGGAATGCTGTATTGAAGTCAAATGAAGAAGCCAGTGGAAACGaatcacattcatatttattagaCTTGCGATCTGAATTACTGGCACATGACATGTCCAATATTAAGATATTAGTGACAACTGGCAGTAAGGAACTGattgaaatattacgtgatacaagtatagggatccttaaTCTTCCAACGGCTGATAGTGCCTcgttagcatccgagattcttcacacgctcaacaagctaacaAAGCTTTATTTGATGGGGACTTATACGGGTCGTTGTGATCTCAAGCTGCCCTcttcattgcagtgtattagtctgcGGAATGGTGAGTGTTCACCTGAGTGGTTGGGCAGCTTTTTTATCACGCTGTCGGAAGTATATCATCAAGTTGAGTGTACAATGTTTGATTTTCGTGTAAAAACAAGTGATACAGGAAGTGGTATTGAGTCAGGCATAACTGTTATTCGTAGTGAATTGTTGTCATGTGACTTATCTCATGTTAAACTATACGTTGAAAACGATAGTAGAATCCCGTTCGAACTTGTTCGTGGTACGAATATAGATTCTCTGTTACTCACAAGTAATGACTATGCTTCCCTGGATTTGGTGACACAAAGCTCCTTAACCATGCTTAAAGAAATTCGTTTCAAGGGAATTCACATGACACGTTTTCATCACAAATTACCATCTACTCTGCAATTTATGATTTTATGTGATGGATATTGTTCACCAGATTGGTTGAAAAGTTTGATGATACACCTGTCTACATTAGACCATACTGTCCGTTTGTACTTGTACGAATATGCTCTGGTATCGAGTGGTGAGTCAAATGCCATGGTTTTGGAACCGCCTATTTTGAAATGTGAAGATTTGTCGAATGTTAAATTGGAGTTAATGAAGGACTCCCCTGGATTGTATGAAACGTTACCCACAATTAATATTACCAGTCTGAACATGACGCAAATCGAACATCCCAACATTCTGTCACAGACACTGCCTCTACTCACCCACTTGCAGCAGCTAAGgatgtgtttaaaacaatatacgGTGATGCAACTACCAGGATCTATAAAGTATGTGTTTATAATTTACACAACATTTTCCCCTTCATCGTTACAACATTTCGTGCAGGACATGTATACCGCACAACATAACGTACAATGTAAATTGCTGTTCCGTGTTGAAGGGAATGAAGATGATTATACGAGAATTAAACACGAAGTGTGTAAACTGGAGTCAGTAGAAATGCAAAAGTTTGAAGTTGTAGACAAACGACATTTTCGGGgggctgttgctgctgctgctactcttTCTGCTACCGCTGACGAGGCTGATGACGATTTTGATAAGCATTTACTACGGAGAGAGGGATATGTTGATTCTCGAACGTGGTTGCACTATTGTAAAATTCGACTCAAATTTGAATTTAGATAA
- the LOC127858753 gene encoding uncharacterized protein LOC127858753 isoform X7, with protein MPASLQCISLQSVECSSEWLCSLWITLCSLDHQVECELWNVVLKSNEEARGNESHSYLLDLRSELLAHDMSNIEILVETGSKELFEILRDTSIGILNLPTAYSSSLASEILHTLNKLTKLYLRGTYTGRCDLKMPASLKCISLSEVTCSPEWLCSLLITLCSLDHKVKCELWDVVLKSNEEASGDESHTQLSDMRSEIMSKDMSNLKILVDKVSQELFEILRNTSIGILDLRTADNASLASEILHTLNKLTKLYLRGTYTGRCDLKMPASLQCISLQSVECSSEWLCSLWITLCSLDHQVECDLWGVVLKSNEEASGNESHSYLLDLRSELLAHDMSNIEKLVETGSKELFEMLRDTSIGILNLPTADNASLAADILHTLNKLTKLYLWGTYTGRCDLKMPASLQCISLPEVTCSPEWLCSLLITLCSLDHKVKCELWDVVLKSNEEARENESHSYLLDVRSELLAHDMSNIKILVKTGSKELFEILRDTSIGILNLRTADNASLASDILHTLNKLTKLYLRETYTGRCDLKMPASLKCISLQSVECSSEWLCSLWITLSSLDHKVECELWNAVLKSNEEASGNESHSYLLDLRSELLAHDMSNIKILVTTGSKELIEILRDTSIGILNLPTADSASLASEILHTLNKLTKLYLMGTYTGRCDLKLPSSLQCISLRNGECSPEWLGSFFITLSEVYHQVECTMFDFRVKTSDTGSGIESGITVIRSELLSCDLSHVKLYVENDSRIPFELVRGTNIDSLLLTSNDYASLDLVTQSSLTMLKEIRFKGIHMTRFHHKLPSTLQFMILCDGYCSPDWLKSLMIHLSTLDHTVRLYLYEYALVSSGESNAMVLEPPILKCEDLSNVKLELMKDSPGLYETLPTINITSLNMTQIEHPNILSQTLPLLTHLQQLRMCLKQYTVMQLPGSIKYVFIIYTTFSPSSLQHFVQDMYTAQHNVQCKLLFRVEGNEDDYTRIKHEVCKLESVEMQKFEVVDKRHFRGAVAAAATLSATADEADDDFDKHLLRREGYVDSRTWLHYCKIRLKFEFR; from the exons atgcctgcttcattgcagtgtattagtctgcagagtgtcgaatgttcatctgagtggctgtgcagttTGTGGATCACGCTGTGTTCATTAGATCATCAGGTCGAGTGTGAGCTGTGGAATGTTGTATTGAAGTCAAATGAAGAAGCCCGTGGAAACGaatcacattcatatttattagacttgcgatctgaattactggcacatgacatgtccaatattgagatattagtggaaactggcagtaaggaactgtttgaaatattacgtgatacaagtatagggatccttaaTCTGCCAACGGCTTATAGTTCCTcgttagcatccgagattcttcacacgcttaACAAGCTAACAAAGCTTTATTTGAGGGGGACCTATACTGGTCGTTGTGATCTCAAGATGCCTGCTTCATTGAAGTGTATTAGTCTGTCGGAAGTCACATGTTCacctgagtggctgtgcagcttgttgatcacgctgtgTTCATTAGATCATAAGgtcaagtgtgagctgtgggatgttgtattgaagTCAAATGAAGAAGCCAGTGGAGACGAATCACATACACAATTATCTGACATGAGATCTGAAATAATGTCAAAAGATATGTCCAATCTTAAGATACTAGTTGACAAGGTCAGtcaggaactgtttgaaatattacgtaatacaagtatagggatcctagacCTGAGAACGGCTGATAATGCCTCGTTAGcatcagagattcttcacacgctcaacaagctaacaaagctttatttgagggggacctatacgggtcgtTGTGATCTCAAGatgcctgcttcattgcagtgtattagtctgcagagtgtcgaatgttcatctgagtggctgtgcagttTGTGGATCACGCTGTGTTCATTAGATCATCAG gTCGAGTGTGATCTGTGGGGTGTTGTATTGAAGTCAAATGAAGAAGCCAGTGGAAACGaatcacattcatatttattagaCTTGCGATCTGAATTACTGGCACATGACATGTCCAATATTGAGAAATTAGTGGAAactggcagtaaggaactgtttgaaatgttacgtgatacaagtatagggatccttaaCCTGCCAACGGCTGATAATGCCTCATTAGCAGCAGAtattcttcacacgctcaacaagctaacaaagctttatttgtgggggacctatacgggtcgtTGTGATCTCAAGatgcctgcttcattgcagtgtattagtctgcCGGAAGTCACATGTTCacctgagtggctgtgcagcttgttgatcacgctgtgTTCATTAGATCATAAGgtcaagtgtgagctgtgggatgttgtattgaagTCAAATGAAGAAGCCCGTGAAAACGaatcacattcatatttattagaCGTGCGATCTGAATTACTGGCACATGACATGTCCAATATTAAGATATTAGTAAAAACaggcagtaaggaactgtttgaaatattacgtgatacaagtatagggatcctaaaCCTGAGAACGGCTGATAATGCCTCGTTAGCATCAGAtattcttcacacgctcaacaagctaacaAAGCTTTATTTGAGGGAGACCTATACGGGTCGTTGTGATCTCAAGATGCCTGCTTCATTGAAGTGTATTAGTCTGCAGAgtgtcgaatgttcatctgagtggctgtgcagttTGTggatcacgctctcttcattagatcataaGGTCGAGTGTGAGCTGTGGAATGCTGTATTGAAGTCAAATGAAGAAGCCAGTGGAAACGaatcacattcatatttattagaCTTGCGATCTGAATTACTGGCACATGACATGTCCAATATTAAGATATTAGTGACAACTGGCAGTAAGGAACTGattgaaatattacgtgatacaagtatagggatccttaaTCTTCCAACGGCTGATAGTGCCTcgttagcatccgagattcttcacacgctcaacaagctaacaAAGCTTTATTTGATGGGGACTTATACGGGTCGTTGTGATCTCAAGCTGCCCTcttcattgcagtgtattagtctgcGGAATGGTGAGTGTTCACCTGAGTGGTTGGGCAGCTTTTTTATCACGCTGTCGGAAGTATATCATCAAGTTGAGTGTACAATGTTTGATTTTCGTGTAAAAACAAGTGATACAGGAAGTGGTATTGAGTCAGGCATAACTGTTATTCGTAGTGAATTGTTGTCATGTGACTTATCTCATGTTAAACTATACGTTGAAAACGATAGTAGAATCCCGTTCGAACTTGTTCGTGGTACGAATATAGATTCTCTGTTACTCACAAGTAATGACTATGCTTCCCTGGATTTGGTGACACAAAGCTCCTTAACCATGCTTAAAGAAATTCGTTTCAAGGGAATTCACATGACACGTTTTCATCACAAATTACCATCTACTCTGCAATTTATGATTTTATGTGATGGATATTGTTCACCAGATTGGTTGAAAAGTTTGATGATACACCTGTCTACATTAGACCATACTGTCCGTTTGTACTTGTACGAATATGCTCTGGTATCGAGTGGTGAGTCAAATGCCATGGTTTTGGAACCGCCTATTTTGAAATGTGAAGATTTGTCGAATGTTAAATTGGAGTTAATGAAGGACTCCCCTGGATTGTATGAAACGTTACCCACAATTAATATTACCAGTCTGAACATGACGCAAATCGAACATCCCAACATTCTGTCACAGACACTGCCTCTACTCACCCACTTGCAGCAGCTAAGgatgtgtttaaaacaatatacgGTGATGCAACTACCAGGATCTATAAAGTATGTGTTTATAATTTACACAACATTTTCCCCTTCATCGTTACAACATTTCGTGCAGGACATGTATACCGCACAACATAACGTACAATGTAAATTGCTGTTCCGTGTTGAAGGGAATGAAGATGATTATACGAGAATTAAACACGAAGTGTGTAAACTGGAGTCAGTAGAAATGCAAAAGTTTGAAGTTGTAGACAAACGACATTTTCGGGgggctgttgctgctgctgctactcttTCTGCTACCGCTGACGAGGCTGATGACGATTTTGATAAGCATTTACTACGGAGAGAGGGATATGTTGATTCTCGAACGTGGTTGCACTATTGTAAAATTCGACTCAAATTTGAATTTAGATAA